Proteins from a single region of Amycolatopsis sp. CA-230715:
- a CDS encoding MFS transporter, whose amino-acid sequence MGTGTNRKWWVLAGVGILSFLGCIDLTIVNTAAPEISRRLGTTMVQTQLVVNVFVVALSMFMVTAGRLSDRLGRRRVLYAGAVLFGLFSLGAGLATTAPVLIAFRFLQGAACAVLYTGTSTIVADAFGAAERGKAIGSLFAINGIGLAIGPMLGGLLVGALGWQWVFLINVPLVLIALVICSVSVRESRGADGTGLDWPGLVLLVPGLAGVIFAITFGDTFGWGSWPVLGALAAGSSALAGFLVVDRRAAHPLIPFALMANRRFLSAIVAEFSLAFFYTTALFLMPLYLSVVRRFGEVAIGLLMLPTTVAVALLSPVIGRVVDRVGARVVLMTGFGAFAGSALLQSRLDADTGLGFVVVAFVLMGFGWAAVLGPSAVTALSSVPPESSGLAVGATWTFHNFGGGIGLAVGMTLFRAFAGDGAVRAETFPAGNQAAMLLLTGTSLAALSGVAVLGRRSRLPMPRK is encoded by the coding sequence GTGGGCACCGGAACGAACCGGAAGTGGTGGGTACTGGCGGGCGTCGGCATCCTCAGCTTCCTCGGCTGCATCGACCTGACGATCGTGAACACCGCCGCCCCGGAGATCAGCAGGCGGCTGGGCACCACGATGGTGCAGACCCAACTGGTCGTCAACGTCTTCGTGGTCGCGCTGTCGATGTTCATGGTCACCGCGGGCAGGCTCTCCGACCGGCTCGGCCGCCGCCGCGTCCTCTACGCCGGTGCGGTCCTTTTCGGACTGTTCTCGCTCGGCGCCGGGCTGGCGACCACGGCACCCGTCCTCATCGCGTTCCGGTTCCTGCAGGGCGCGGCGTGCGCGGTGCTCTACACCGGCACCAGCACCATCGTGGCCGACGCCTTCGGTGCAGCGGAGCGGGGCAAGGCGATCGGGTCGCTGTTCGCGATCAACGGCATCGGCCTCGCGATCGGCCCGATGCTCGGCGGGCTCCTCGTCGGCGCGCTCGGCTGGCAGTGGGTGTTCCTGATCAACGTGCCACTGGTGCTGATCGCGTTGGTGATCTGCTCGGTCAGCGTCCGCGAGTCGCGCGGCGCGGACGGTACCGGTCTCGACTGGCCAGGGCTGGTGCTGCTCGTCCCCGGCCTGGCGGGGGTGATCTTCGCGATCACCTTCGGCGACACGTTCGGCTGGGGTTCGTGGCCGGTGCTCGGCGCGCTGGCCGCCGGTTCGTCGGCGCTGGCCGGGTTCCTGGTCGTCGACCGCCGGGCGGCGCACCCGCTGATCCCGTTCGCGCTCATGGCGAACCGGCGGTTCCTCAGTGCGATCGTCGCCGAGTTCTCGCTGGCCTTCTTCTACACCACCGCGTTGTTCCTGATGCCGCTCTACCTCAGTGTCGTGCGCCGTTTCGGCGAAGTCGCCATCGGGCTGCTGATGCTGCCGACCACGGTCGCGGTCGCGCTGCTCTCCCCGGTGATCGGCCGGGTGGTGGACCGGGTCGGCGCCCGCGTGGTCCTGATGACCGGCTTCGGCGCGTTCGCCGGATCGGCACTGCTCCAGTCCCGGTTGGACGCGGACACCGGGCTCGGCTTCGTCGTTGTCGCGTTCGTGCTGATGGGATTCGGCTGGGCCGCGGTACTCGGCCCGTCCGCGGTCACCGCGCTTTCTTCGGTGCCGCCGGAAAGCTCCGGGCTCGCCGTCGGTGCCACCTGGACGTTCCACAACTTCGGCGGCGGAATCGGGCTCGCGGTGGGGATGACCCTGTTCCGCGCTTTCGCGGGCGACGGAGCGGTGCGGGCGGAAACCTTCCCGGCCGGGAACCAGGCGGCGATGCTGCTGCTCACCGGAACGTCACTGGCCGCCTTGTCCGGCGTCGCCGTGCTGGGCAGGCGCTCTCGCTTGCCGATGCCCCGAAAGTGA
- a CDS encoding MmcQ/YjbR family DNA-binding protein → MGVSSDRFLRMADSLAEVERAKARDYLSFSVRGKRFGYHWPRTSTVGLKQTLSEQIALVAERPDVFEEQFTAGGFGWVVVHLPKIGVTELNELLYEAWRLSAPEELVEEHPLAGAAK, encoded by the coding sequence ATGGGTGTGTCGAGCGATCGGTTCCTGCGGATGGCGGACTCCCTCGCCGAGGTGGAGCGCGCCAAAGCGAGGGACTACCTCTCGTTCAGCGTGCGCGGCAAGCGGTTCGGCTACCACTGGCCGCGCACCAGCACGGTGGGGCTGAAGCAAACCCTGTCCGAGCAGATCGCGCTGGTCGCCGAGCGCCCGGACGTGTTCGAGGAGCAGTTCACCGCGGGCGGGTTCGGCTGGGTCGTGGTGCACCTGCCGAAGATCGGCGTGACCGAACTGAACGAACTGCTGTACGAAGCGTGGCGGTTGTCCGCGCCCGAGGAGCTGGTCGAGGAACACCCCCTGGCAGGCGCCGCGAAGTGA
- a CDS encoding nuclear transport factor 2 family protein: MDTDFQPAVDGELTLLDPGVRADRDAAGALLHKDFSEFGASGTVWDRESVLRMLSTEATERIVAERLETLRLGPDAVLLTYVAVAGERRSLRTSIWVREDGTWLMRHHQGTSLR; the protein is encoded by the coding sequence ATGGACACCGACTTCCAGCCCGCCGTCGACGGCGAACTGACCCTGCTCGATCCGGGCGTGCGCGCCGACCGCGACGCGGCGGGCGCGTTGCTGCACAAGGACTTCAGCGAGTTCGGGGCGTCCGGAACCGTGTGGGACCGGGAATCCGTCCTCCGCATGCTGTCCACGGAAGCCACCGAACGGATCGTCGCCGAACGGCTCGAAACGCTGCGGCTCGGGCCCGACGCGGTCCTGCTCACCTACGTCGCCGTCGCCGGGGAACGGCGATCGCTGCGGACCTCGATCTGGGTGCGCGAGGACGGCACCTGGCTGATGCGGCACCACCAGGGCACATCCCTGCGGTGA
- a CDS encoding ABC transporter ATP-binding protein, translated as MRLHGLRKAFGGKVAVDQVDLEVPAGSFFGLVGPNGAGKTTSLSMAVGLLRPDAGTAHLFGVDVWAEPERAKALVGVLPDGLSVPERLTGRELLSYLGELHGIDEPTVRERTQELLGVLELLDAERTLVIDYSAGMRKKIGLAMALLHAPRLLVLDEPFEAVDPVSASTIRTILRRFVASGGAVVLSSHVMTLVEQLCTDVAVITRGRVVASGPVAEVRGAGTLEDAFVHLVGGRTGGAEGLSWLASSSE; from the coding sequence ATGCGGCTGCACGGACTCCGCAAGGCGTTCGGCGGCAAGGTCGCGGTGGACCAGGTGGACCTGGAAGTGCCGGCGGGCTCGTTCTTCGGGCTCGTCGGGCCGAACGGGGCCGGGAAGACGACGTCGCTGTCCATGGCCGTCGGGCTGCTGCGGCCCGACGCGGGCACGGCGCACCTCTTCGGCGTCGACGTGTGGGCCGAGCCCGAGCGGGCCAAGGCTCTGGTCGGTGTGCTGCCCGACGGGCTTTCGGTACCGGAGCGGCTCACCGGGCGGGAACTGCTGAGCTACCTCGGCGAACTGCACGGGATCGACGAACCCACCGTGCGCGAGCGGACACAGGAACTACTCGGCGTGCTCGAACTGCTCGACGCCGAACGCACGCTCGTCATCGACTACTCCGCGGGGATGCGCAAGAAGATCGGCCTCGCGATGGCACTGCTGCACGCGCCGCGGCTGCTCGTGCTGGACGAGCCGTTCGAAGCGGTCGACCCGGTGTCCGCCAGCACGATCCGCACCATCCTGCGGCGATTCGTCGCCTCCGGCGGCGCGGTCGTGCTGTCCAGCCACGTGATGACGCTCGTCGAACAGCTTTGCACCGACGTCGCGGTGATCACGCGCGGCCGGGTCGTCGCCTCGGGACCGGTGGCCGAGGTCCGCGGCGCGGGCACCCTGGAGGACGCGTTCGTCCACCTCGTCGGTGGGCGGACCGGTGGCGCGGAAGGACTGTCGTGGTTGGCGTCCTCGTCCGAATGA
- a CDS encoding PIG-L family deacetylase, with protein MATLVTFHAHPDDECIGTGGVMRKAHEEGHRVVLVVATRGELGEIPPGLLAEGETLTERRVKETHASADILGVDRVEFLPYTDSGMAGDATNDDEGTFWTADVEKAARQLADILVEEKADVLTCYDDNGGYGHPDHIQVHRVGVRAGELAGTPRVYQNTQNRDEFRKRSAAFAEREGVDMPPPDFEIGKPEAELTGAVDVRDYLGHKRKAMRAHASQISEESFFLSLPDEIFAEAFGVEWFIRAGQGPGITETDIMAGL; from the coding sequence ATGGCAACTCTCGTGACGTTCCACGCCCATCCCGACGACGAATGCATCGGGACCGGTGGCGTGATGCGCAAGGCACACGAAGAAGGGCATCGGGTCGTGCTCGTGGTGGCCACGCGCGGCGAACTCGGTGAGATCCCGCCCGGCCTGCTGGCCGAGGGCGAGACGCTCACCGAGCGCAGGGTCAAGGAAACGCATGCCTCGGCGGACATCCTGGGCGTGGACAGGGTGGAGTTCCTGCCCTACACCGATTCCGGCATGGCGGGCGACGCGACCAACGACGACGAGGGCACCTTCTGGACAGCGGACGTCGAGAAGGCGGCGCGCCAGCTGGCCGACATCCTCGTCGAGGAGAAGGCCGACGTCCTCACCTGCTACGACGACAACGGCGGCTACGGCCACCCCGACCACATCCAGGTGCACCGCGTCGGCGTGCGCGCGGGCGAGCTGGCGGGCACGCCCCGGGTCTACCAGAACACGCAGAACCGGGACGAGTTCCGCAAGCGCTCGGCGGCGTTCGCCGAGCGCGAAGGCGTCGACATGCCGCCGCCGGACTTCGAAATCGGGAAACCGGAGGCGGAGCTGACCGGCGCCGTCGACGTGCGCGACTACCTCGGCCACAAGCGCAAGGCGATGCGGGCGCACGCGAGCCAGATCTCCGAGGAGTCGTTCTTCCTGAGCCTGCCGGACGAGATCTTCGCCGAGGCGTTCGGCGTCGAGTGGTTCATCCGCGCCGGGCAGGGCCCCGGGATCACCGAAACCGACATCATGGCCGGGCTGTAA
- the mtnA gene encoding S-methyl-5-thioribose-1-phosphate isomerase has protein sequence MRRTIDWDDGAVLIIDQCALPAEYRTLRLRTVEELIAAIQRLAVRGAPALGAAGALGVALAARAHGADRDSVRADAAALAGARPTAVNLSWGVERALGALPGGADAVLAEARAILDEDERVNREASRLAADEVLRRCGRRPLRLLTHCNAGRLATVSWGTALGVVWHLHEAGLVEEVFADETRPLLQGARLTAWELAEAGVPYRVLPDSAAATALARGMVDCVVVGADRIAANSDTANKIGTYPLALAAVRHGVPFFVVAPESTVDESIADGSAIVVEERDGAEVTSFAGTHVAPEGTRTFNPAFDVTPADLITAVVTEKGVRW, from the coding sequence GTGCGCAGGACGATCGACTGGGACGACGGCGCGGTGCTGATCATCGACCAGTGCGCGCTGCCCGCGGAGTACCGGACGCTGCGGCTGCGCACGGTCGAGGAACTGATCGCGGCGATCCAGCGGCTGGCGGTGCGGGGCGCGCCCGCGCTCGGCGCCGCGGGCGCGCTCGGGGTCGCGCTCGCCGCGCGGGCGCACGGCGCGGATCGCGATTCCGTGCGCGCGGACGCCGCGGCGCTCGCCGGGGCGAGGCCGACCGCGGTCAACCTGAGCTGGGGCGTCGAGCGCGCGCTCGGCGCACTGCCCGGCGGTGCGGACGCCGTGCTCGCCGAGGCGCGCGCGATCCTCGACGAGGACGAGCGGGTCAACCGCGAGGCGTCCCGGCTCGCCGCCGACGAGGTGCTGCGCCGGTGCGGGCGGCGGCCGCTGCGCCTGCTCACGCACTGCAACGCGGGCAGGCTGGCGACCGTCTCGTGGGGCACCGCGCTCGGCGTGGTGTGGCACCTGCACGAGGCGGGCCTGGTCGAGGAGGTCTTCGCCGACGAGACCCGCCCGCTGCTGCAGGGCGCGCGCCTGACCGCGTGGGAACTGGCCGAGGCGGGTGTCCCCTACCGCGTGCTGCCCGATTCGGCCGCGGCCACCGCGCTCGCCAGGGGCATGGTCGACTGCGTCGTGGTGGGTGCCGACCGGATCGCGGCGAACTCCGACACCGCCAACAAGATCGGCACCTACCCGCTCGCGCTCGCCGCCGTGCGCCACGGCGTCCCGTTCTTCGTGGTCGCCCCGGAGTCCACAGTGGACGAGTCCATTGCGGATGGTTCGGCGATCGTCGTCGAAGAGCGCGACGGCGCGGAGGTGACGTCGTTCGCGGGCACCCACGTCGCCCCGGAGGGCACGCGCACCTTCAACCCCGCCTTCGACGTCACCCCGGCCGACCTGATCACCGCCGTGGTGACGGAGAAGGGAGTGCGCTGGTAG
- a CDS encoding alpha/beta hydrolase — translation MRKSVLAAVAMLVVTAAPASATTPGTVNWVACPADVAKPGLECSTLDVPLDYRDPGGQTIEIAISRMASPDRGKRRGALLTNTGGPGGVGLGFPATMRDGLKVPREVLDQYDVIGMDPRGVGHSTPVTCDLTPAEQPTNIPMFARNAAEVADEAKRVAKVAGKCGASETARLLPYMTTANTARDMDRVRAVLGEPKVSYYGISYGTYLGSVFTTMFPHRTDRVLLDSATGPGGWDAAFSRSLGQGVEDRFPDFAEFAIAHPEFGLGSTPEQVRAKYFELAARLDAKPSPDGYTGKAFRFTTFANLYFDKKLPLLAKTWHALDIGEPAPVPDSDVPGGQAPPAGVPADNYVASQLHVICNDSDWPRSVGTYQRHVALDRVRHPLFGAAAANITPCAFWPSRSVEPPVEITDRGPSTVLILQNLRDPATSLGGARKLREAFGDRARMVTADQGGHLAYLYLDNRCLNDIATEFLATGKRPSHDVACGATSALPSPSPRR, via the coding sequence ATGCGGAAGTCCGTTCTCGCCGCCGTCGCCATGTTGGTGGTGACAGCCGCGCCCGCGTCGGCGACGACGCCCGGCACGGTGAACTGGGTTGCTTGCCCGGCGGATGTCGCCAAACCCGGCCTGGAGTGTTCGACGCTCGACGTTCCGCTGGACTACCGAGACCCCGGCGGGCAGACGATCGAGATCGCGATCTCGCGCATGGCGAGCCCCGACCGCGGAAAGCGCCGCGGCGCGCTGCTGACCAACACCGGCGGGCCGGGCGGGGTGGGCCTGGGGTTCCCCGCCACCATGCGTGACGGCCTCAAGGTGCCGCGGGAGGTGCTGGACCAGTACGACGTGATCGGGATGGATCCGCGGGGCGTCGGCCACAGCACGCCGGTGACCTGCGACCTGACCCCGGCGGAGCAGCCGACCAACATCCCGATGTTCGCGCGGAACGCCGCCGAGGTCGCGGACGAGGCGAAGCGGGTCGCCAAGGTCGCCGGGAAGTGCGGAGCGTCGGAGACCGCGCGGTTGTTGCCGTACATGACCACCGCGAACACCGCACGCGACATGGACCGCGTGCGCGCCGTGCTGGGTGAGCCGAAAGTGTCCTACTACGGCATCTCCTACGGCACCTACCTCGGTTCGGTGTTCACGACGATGTTCCCGCACCGGACCGATCGGGTCCTGCTTGACAGCGCGACCGGCCCCGGCGGCTGGGACGCCGCGTTTTCGCGGAGCCTCGGGCAAGGCGTGGAGGACCGGTTCCCGGACTTCGCGGAGTTCGCCATCGCCCATCCCGAGTTCGGCCTCGGCAGCACACCGGAACAGGTGCGGGCGAAGTACTTCGAACTCGCCGCGCGGCTGGACGCGAAGCCGAGCCCGGACGGGTACACCGGCAAGGCGTTCCGCTTCACCACCTTCGCGAACCTCTACTTCGACAAGAAACTGCCGCTGCTGGCAAAGACCTGGCACGCGCTCGACATCGGCGAACCGGCGCCGGTGCCCGATTCCGATGTCCCGGGCGGGCAGGCGCCGCCTGCCGGAGTCCCGGCGGACAACTATGTGGCCAGTCAGCTGCACGTGATCTGCAACGACTCCGACTGGCCGCGTTCGGTCGGTACCTACCAGCGCCACGTCGCGCTCGACCGCGTCCGCCATCCGCTGTTCGGCGCGGCCGCGGCGAACATCACGCCGTGCGCGTTCTGGCCGTCGCGATCGGTCGAACCGCCGGTCGAGATCACCGATCGCGGCCCGTCGACCGTGCTGATCCTGCAGAACCTCCGCGACCCGGCCACGTCGCTCGGCGGCGCCAGGAAACTGCGCGAGGCCTTCGGTGACCGGGCGCGGATGGTGACTGCCGACCAGGGCGGCCACCTGGCGTATTTGTACCTGGACAACCGGTGCCTCAACGACATCGCCACGGAGTTCCTCGCCACCGGGAAACGGCCGTCGCACGATGTCGCCTGCGGCGCTACCAGCGCACTCCCTTCTCCGTCACCACGGCGGTGA
- a CDS encoding pyruvate dehydrogenase, producing MTTVADQLIDVLLQAGVRRIYGVVGDSLNPVVDAIRRSGGSANGGIDWVHVRNEEAGAFAAAAEAQLTGQLAVCAGSCGPGNLHLLQGVFDAHRSGAPVLAIASHIPAAQIGTGFFQETHPQHLFQECSHYCELVSRPEQMPRLARIAVQNAVGRRGAAVLVLPGDVAHEQAVHPTGTSGVLGTPPAILPADDDVARLAERIERADKIMIMAGAGCRDAHDEVVQLADTIGAPVGHSLRGKEFIQYDNPFDVGMSGLLGYGACYDAMHAADLVLLLGTDFPYDNFLPQANTVQVDIDAARIGRRSVLEFGVLGDVGATIGAVLPKLTRRTDRTFLNEMLHRHERGLQKVVDAYTKNVEKHVPIHPEYVADVLDDEASEDAVFTVDTGMCNVWSARYVTPNGRRRLLGSFVHGSMANALPHAIGAQAADSSRQVIAMAGDGGLSMLLGELLTLRTHALPVKVVVFNNSSLGMVKLEMLVDGLPEYGTDHEHVNFAAIAQGAGIHARRVENPADIRDGIKDLLAHDGPALLDVVTDPNALSIPPNITAAQVKGFALAVSRTVLSGGVGKMLQLAKSNLRNVPRP from the coding sequence ATGACAACGGTTGCGGACCAGCTCATCGACGTCCTCCTCCAGGCAGGGGTCCGGCGCATCTACGGTGTCGTCGGCGACAGCCTCAACCCGGTGGTCGACGCGATCCGGCGCAGCGGCGGCTCGGCAAACGGCGGTATCGACTGGGTGCACGTGCGCAACGAGGAGGCGGGCGCGTTCGCCGCGGCCGCCGAGGCCCAGCTCACCGGCCAGCTCGCGGTGTGCGCGGGCAGCTGCGGCCCCGGCAACCTGCACCTGCTGCAGGGCGTGTTCGACGCGCACCGCTCGGGCGCTCCGGTGCTGGCGATCGCGTCGCACATCCCAGCCGCCCAGATCGGCACCGGGTTCTTCCAGGAAACCCATCCCCAGCACCTCTTCCAGGAGTGTTCCCACTACTGCGAACTGGTCAGCAGGCCGGAGCAGATGCCGAGGCTCGCGCGCATCGCCGTGCAGAACGCCGTCGGCAGGCGCGGGGCCGCCGTGCTCGTGCTGCCCGGCGACGTCGCGCACGAACAGGCCGTGCACCCGACCGGGACGAGCGGGGTCCTCGGCACCCCGCCCGCGATCCTGCCCGCCGACGACGACGTGGCGCGCCTCGCCGAGCGGATCGAGCGCGCCGACAAGATCATGATCATGGCGGGCGCCGGCTGCCGCGACGCGCACGACGAGGTCGTCCAGCTCGCCGACACCATCGGTGCCCCGGTCGGGCATTCCTTGCGCGGCAAGGAGTTCATCCAGTACGACAACCCGTTCGACGTCGGGATGAGCGGACTGCTCGGCTACGGCGCCTGCTACGACGCGATGCACGCCGCCGATCTCGTGCTGCTGCTCGGCACGGACTTCCCGTACGACAACTTCCTGCCCCAGGCCAACACCGTGCAGGTGGACATCGACGCGGCGCGGATCGGCCGCCGCAGCGTGCTCGAATTCGGCGTGCTCGGCGACGTCGGCGCGACCATCGGCGCCGTGCTTCCGAAGCTGACCAGGCGCACCGACCGCACCTTCCTGAACGAGATGCTGCACCGGCACGAGCGCGGGCTGCAGAAGGTCGTCGACGCCTACACGAAGAACGTCGAGAAGCACGTGCCGATCCACCCCGAGTACGTGGCGGACGTCCTCGACGACGAAGCGAGCGAAGACGCCGTGTTCACCGTGGACACCGGGATGTGCAACGTCTGGTCCGCGCGGTACGTCACGCCGAACGGGCGGCGCAGGCTGCTCGGGTCGTTCGTGCACGGCAGCATGGCGAACGCGCTGCCGCACGCGATCGGCGCGCAGGCGGCGGACTCCTCGCGGCAGGTGATCGCGATGGCGGGCGACGGCGGCCTGTCCATGCTGCTCGGCGAACTGCTGACGCTGCGGACGCACGCGCTGCCGGTGAAGGTCGTGGTGTTCAACAACTCCTCGCTCGGCATGGTGAAGCTCGAAATGCTGGTGGACGGGCTGCCCGAGTACGGCACCGACCACGAGCACGTGAACTTCGCCGCGATCGCGCAGGGCGCCGGGATCCACGCGCGGCGAGTGGAGAACCCGGCCGACATCCGCGACGGCATCAAGGACCTGCTCGCGCACGACGGCCCCGCCCTGCTCGACGTGGTGACCGACCCGAACGCGCTGTCGATCCCGCCGAACATCACCGCCGCGCAGGTCAAGGGGTTCGCACTGGCGGTGAGCCGTACCGTGCTCAGCGGCGGCGTAGGCAAGATGCTCCAGCTCGCGAAGTCCAACCTTCGCAACGTGCCGAGGCCTTAG
- a CDS encoding ferredoxin — MSWRVEVDGATCISSGMCAALAPDKFELGNEHAVALRPEVDEDEEVLDVADSCPAMAITVTGGGKVLGPRP, encoded by the coding sequence GTGAGCTGGCGGGTGGAAGTCGACGGGGCGACGTGCATTTCCTCGGGAATGTGCGCGGCGCTCGCGCCGGACAAGTTCGAACTCGGTAACGAGCACGCTGTCGCGCTGCGGCCGGAGGTGGACGAGGACGAGGAAGTGCTCGACGTCGCCGACTCGTGCCCGGCGATGGCGATCACCGTGACCGGTGGTGGAAAGGTGCTCGGCCCACGCCCCTGA
- a CDS encoding cytochrome P450 produces the protein MTTTSEPVAYPFNEAEGLDLNEAYTAAREAEGLIRVKLPFGEPSWLATRWADARLVLGDRRFSRAAAALHDPPRSQPSAQQQGILAMDPPDHTRLRTLVTKAFTVRRVEELRPRVRELAEGFVDDMIAKGPPADLVEDFALSLPVAVICELLGVPTADRPQFRVWSDGALSTSSLTAAEFEQNREELRDYMRGLIAQHREHPADDLMTALIEARDDHDRLTELELVDMCVGILVAGHETTATQIPNFLYVLLENPERLAELRADPGVLPAAVEELMRFVPIGAGASFPRYATEDVEVGGVLVKAGEPVLVAVGAANRDRLRFDAPEEVKFDRDGAQHLGFGHGVHHCLGAPLARVELQEALRVLSARLPGLYLSGDIVWKTQMLVRGPRTMPVGW, from the coding sequence GTGACCACCACGTCCGAACCCGTCGCCTATCCGTTCAACGAAGCCGAAGGGCTGGACCTGAACGAGGCCTACACCGCCGCGCGCGAGGCCGAGGGCCTCATCCGGGTCAAACTGCCGTTCGGGGAGCCGTCCTGGCTCGCGACGCGCTGGGCCGACGCCAGGCTCGTGCTCGGCGACCGCCGGTTCAGCAGGGCGGCCGCGGCGCTGCACGACCCGCCGCGTTCGCAGCCTTCCGCGCAGCAGCAAGGCATCCTGGCGATGGACCCGCCGGACCACACCCGGCTGCGCACCCTCGTCACGAAGGCGTTCACCGTGCGGCGCGTCGAGGAACTGCGCCCCCGCGTGCGCGAGCTCGCCGAAGGGTTCGTCGACGACATGATCGCGAAGGGCCCGCCCGCCGATCTGGTGGAGGACTTCGCGCTTTCCCTTCCGGTGGCGGTCATCTGCGAGCTGCTCGGCGTGCCGACCGCGGACCGTCCCCAGTTCCGCGTGTGGAGCGACGGCGCGCTGTCCACCAGCAGCCTCACCGCCGCCGAGTTCGAGCAGAACCGCGAGGAGCTGCGCGACTACATGCGCGGCCTCATCGCGCAGCACCGCGAGCACCCCGCCGACGACCTGATGACCGCGCTCATCGAGGCCCGCGACGACCACGACCGGCTCACCGAGCTGGAACTGGTCGACATGTGCGTCGGCATCCTCGTCGCCGGCCACGAGACGACCGCGACCCAGATCCCGAACTTCCTCTACGTGCTGCTGGAAAATCCCGAGCGGCTCGCCGAGCTGCGCGCCGATCCCGGCGTGCTCCCGGCGGCGGTGGAGGAGCTGATGCGGTTCGTCCCGATCGGCGCCGGCGCCAGTTTCCCGCGCTACGCCACCGAAGACGTCGAAGTCGGGGGCGTGCTGGTCAAGGCGGGCGAACCGGTGCTAGTCGCGGTGGGCGCGGCGAACCGGGACAGGCTGCGCTTCGACGCGCCCGAAGAGGTGAAGTTCGACCGCGACGGCGCGCAGCACCTCGGGTTCGGGCACGGCGTGCACCACTGCCTCGGCGCGCCGCTGGCGAGGGTCGAGCTGCAGGAGGCGCTGCGCGTGCTGTCCGCGCGGCTGCCCGGCCTGTATCTTTCGGGCGACATCGTCTGGAAGACGCAGATGCTCGTGCGCGGTCCGCGCACGATGCCGGTGGGATGGTGA
- a CDS encoding TetR family transcriptional regulator — protein MTEEQRARRRDSAATREALLDAATAMFAARGFDRTTVRDIAKEAGVNQALLFRYFGSKESLFEEAIARGGHEQIATTKPGLLLETVLRNLLTSETGGERNHTLRVFLRSTGNNEAASATRRRLGEDYTRALASLTDAEDADLRADLVLAWLVGITFLRDISEKDPLAGADADRIVKLVLDASRTLLERVEE, from the coding sequence GTGACCGAAGAGCAGCGGGCACGGCGTCGCGACTCCGCGGCGACGCGCGAAGCGCTGCTCGACGCGGCCACCGCGATGTTCGCCGCCCGCGGCTTCGACCGGACGACCGTGCGCGACATCGCGAAGGAAGCCGGCGTCAACCAGGCGCTGCTGTTCCGCTACTTCGGCTCGAAGGAGTCGCTGTTCGAAGAGGCGATCGCCCGCGGCGGGCACGAGCAGATCGCCACCACGAAACCCGGGCTGCTCCTGGAAACCGTGCTGCGCAACCTGCTCACCTCCGAAACCGGCGGCGAGCGGAACCACACGCTGCGGGTGTTCCTCCGCTCGACGGGCAACAACGAAGCGGCCTCCGCCACCCGCCGCCGCCTCGGCGAGGACTACACGCGCGCGCTGGCGTCCCTCACCGACGCCGAAGACGCCGACCTGCGCGCCGACCTCGTGCTCGCCTGGCTCGTCGGCATCACGTTCCTGCGGGACATCTCCGAAAAGGACCCGCTCGCCGGTGCCGACGCCGACCGGATCGTCAAGCTCGTGCTGGACGCCTCCCGCACCCTTCTCGAACGCGTCGAAGAGTGA